In Akkermansia muciniphila ATCC BAA-835, the genomic stretch GCCCCGTGCCGCTTTGTTCCAGCACGGTTCCGTCCGCATGGCGGATAGTGACGAGCGTCGCTCCCGTCGGCGTGGTGACGGTTTCCGTCAGGCCGTCCGCACTGTAGGCACGCGTACTGCTCCTTCCTAAGACATCCGTTTCCTGCACCAGCTGCCCCAGCAGATCGTAAACCTTGCTTTCCGTCGTCGTCATGGGGCCGACGTCCCGGCGCGTTTGCAGGATTCTGCCGAAGGCGTCCCGCTTGTAGCTGACGATGGTTTCAGGAGTGACGACCGTTTCTCCGTCCGCGACTTCCGACCGGCTGACTTCCACCAGCTGGCGCGCCGTATTATAGGAGTAGGTGGTCATGATGCCGTCTTCATCCTTTTCCCACAAGGGGCCGCAGCACATCATCTCCCGTTCCGTCACTCTGCCGTTGCCGCGCGTACGCTTAATCCACCGGTTTTCTCTGTCGTATTCGTAATCCGCCGTATCCGTCAGCGTCCAGGTTCCATCCGTCAGCAAGGCGTATTTCTCAATGCGCGTGTTATTTCCCTGAACGGAAACGTACGTGACTTTCCTCGTGCTGTGCCCCGGCACGGCCTGCCCCGCTATCTGCGTTTCCCTGGTCTCCCTGTAGAGGGCGCCGTACTGGCTGGCCGCTTCATAGCCATAGACCGTCTGCACGCCGCTGGCGGACTGCTTCATCTTCAGCCTCCCCCGGGCGTATTCGTTGGGCGCCGCCGGCAGCCACGTTTCCGTCACTTCCAGCTGTTCTCCCTCCGCACCCAACGCCGTGGTGCGTTTTTCCACACGGCGCACATGGTTGGCTTCCGTATAGGTGTAATGCGTATCCGCCAGCCGTGCGGCGTTCATAGTGAGCACCACGTACTGGTGCGCAATATCCGGATCGGCATGGTCGGAGCAGCGGTAATAGGTGTAGGTGCCCTTCCTTCCCCCGCCCGCCCAGGGTTCCATCCGGACGGTTTCACGCCCGAAGGCGTCGTAGGACCAGGTCTTCTCGCTTCCGTCGGGAGCCGTCTCCCGGATCAGTTTGCCCACGGCGTTATAAGCGTAAGTCGTTTCACGGGCATAGTCGGTTCCATAAGCCTCAATACGGCTGGTGCACAGGTTGCCGCTGCGGCCCTGTTCATAGGTTTCGCACACCCGGGAAATAGGAGTGCCGTTTTCCCCGCGCTGCACGGTAGTGAAGAGTTTCCAAATCCCCGAAGAAACCTCCTGCCTTTCACGGATCGTGAAAATAGAGTCTTCCCCTTCCCCCTGGGACATGCACCAGGCCCCTCCCGTCCCCTGCCAGTAGCGGGTGACGTAAGGCGCGCGCCCTTCCGCCTGCTCCGTGACGGTGAGCTTGCCGGTTTCCGTATTGCCCTCAATGGTGAAGATTTTAAAAGGCGTCCCCGTAACGGCGTAAAGACCGGTGGAGACATTTTTGGCCCCCACCTGCTCGGGCAGATAAAAGGCGATCACATAGCCCGTATCCGTCACGTTTTCAATATTGGCCAGACCGTCCCACAGGTTCCAGACCTGGCGGATGACATCATCCGCGCTTCGGACGATGTCCAGGTAATTGGCAAAATCCTGAGCTGTCCAAGAAGAACCCAGCTTGGTCCGGTAGCCGGAGGCCGCACCCAAAGCGGAAACGGAAGAACCGCCGTAGATGACTGTATTGCCCCTGGCGTTGCTGACCCTCATTTCCGCCGCGCTGGCGGAAGCCGAGACGGCACGCCCCTCTGCCGCGGCATACGCCATGGAAACGGAACCCGTCCTTTTCTGCGAGCCGCCGATGGAGCCTGCACTGGCCGCGCCGGCATAGCAGTAATAGTTGGCGCGGGTGCCTCCGTTCCGGATCTGGAATGCCATGTCAGCCCCCAGCTCCCGACCGGAAGGGGGCAAAATACAGCTGGCCATGGGATGCAGGTATTGCAGGGCTGCGGGCGTCCACAACCTGGAAGAGAAGTTATAAGCCACGATCTCCAGCATCCCGTACGGCACGCCTTCCATACCGCGGAAGGAACCGAAGCTGGTGCGCCATACCATGCTGGTTTTCCGCGTCTGGGCAGTCACCCGTTTGCCTGCGGAAGAGAACTTTCCATAGGCGGAGGCGGAGGAAACCAGGCTGCGCACGGCAGACGCGCCGGGGGAACCGCCCCGGTTGTCCATGCAGTCATCCGGGGAAAATGGATTGTCCGGATCAATCTCATCCTCATCTCCGCCGTTGTCGCCATTCGGGCACGGATTGCTGGAACTGCTGTTGGGAGAACTGCTGCTTCCACTGCTGGAGCCTCCGCATGGATCATCATCGCCCTCGTCGTTGTTGTCCACTGGCTCCGTTTCCGTCTCCGGGGGCACATAGGAAGAAGAAGAACCCGTTTGCCGGTTGGTAATTTCCACCTTCAGGTCAAAGGTGAATTTGGCAATGTTGTTATTGGCATTGGGAATGGAAATATTGCTATAGTCCACATGTGCCCGATGCATTCCGGGCTCAATGCTGAAAGAAGCCGTCTGCGGCTCGTAGCTGCCGCCTCCGTACTGTCCGCGCGGGCCGATGTCCAGCCGTTCTTCTCCATCCACGGTCAAGTTAGCCAGATCGTCGGCGCCCATGGTCACCTTGCATTCGGCCGTTTCATCAGGCCCCAGCTCCCTGACTTCAAAATCCCAGTCCCAGCTTCTTTCAAAAGCGTCCGTTGGCGCTTGTTCGTCGATCGCGGAGGGAGCTCCGCTATTGGAATTGCTCATGCCCGTCAGGGAATTGACATAGTTATCAAAGGATTGTTCTTTCATGGTTTGAATCGGATTAGCTATTGAAACGCAAACATTGCATCATCCCAATCTTGGAAAAACTGCAATAATTTTTATCCGTTCCTTATCCATAACAACAAAACCTCCTGTTTCAACACGTCCAACACGGGATGCTCCTGGCCTTAGCCGTGTTCAATATATGGTGACATTTCTTCTCTGCGCACTTCCGAATGGAAAACTCTGGCCCATATGGAAAATTCCGGAAGTAGCATATCCAAATGGCCTTTAACTGCACGCCATGAAACACAGCAATTTTTCGTTTAACATGAATTCATGAAATCTTCAACAGAAAAAGCATGATCTCCCTGAATTGAAAAAGAAATCCAAAATCCATAAAAACGGCTATCGCCTTCGGGCATGTTCAGCATCCCTGACATATCCGAACGGAAAGAAAGCAGGATAAACTACCCACATCCGAGCATCCATTCCTGAATTTTACAAGGAAAGCTGCTCCTTCAAACGCTCCAGCAGATTGCCGCAACCGTCCTGCAGCAATTTTACCACATGCTCAAAGCCTTCCTGTCCCCCATAATAGGGATCCGGTACTTCTTCATCCGGAAAACGAGTCGTGAAAAAACACATGGGCACTATTTTGCCTGTCCATTGTCCCTTTTTATCCAATCGTTTCAAATCCCGCAGATTTTCACGGTCCATTCCCACAATCAGGTCAAATTGTTCCAAATCCTCTTTCCGCACGGGGCGCGACTTAAGTCCCGGATCCTCATATCCGTATTTTTTCAGTGCCGTCAGCATCCGGCTATCCGGAGGGCAGCCCCGATGATAACCGATCATTCCGGCGGAATCGCTCTCAACCAAATGTTCCAAACCTTGTTCTGCGACCATTTTTTTGAAAATGATTTCAGCGGCAGGAGAGCGGCAGATGTTGCCCAGACAGACAAACAGGACTCGGTAAGGTTCGGGAGCATTCATGGACGTCATTTCTTTTTCAGGATAGGCAGGCGGCAGCCCCATTTCAAGAGGGAAGAGTTTATGCATGGGAAACGGAAACACCCACGAATATTGCATGGGGCAGAGAAAGGAACTGTGCCGCTCATTCAAAAATAAGATTCTCCTGTGTTTCGGCTTGCGTTAGAGGATGTCCGGCTGTAGATTATCGCATGGCAGATTTCCCTCTTGGATTAAGTTTTGATGACGTGCTCCTGCTGCCCCGCCTGAGCGCGATTCTTCCCGGCGATGCAGACATCAGTTCCCAGCTTGTTCCCGGCTTTGACATGAAAATCCCCGTGTTGTCCGCGGCCATGGATACCGTTTCCGAATCGGAACTGGCGATTGCCCTGGCGCGGGAAGGCGGCCTGGCCGTCATCCACCGCAACAACCCCATTGACATCCAGGCGGCCATGGTTTCCCGCGTGAAGCGTTTTGAAAACGCGGTCATCCCGAACCCCGTCACGGTCAACAAGGACATGACGCTGGAAGAAGTCCACCAGATCATGATGGATCAAGGTTACTCCGGCTTCCCCGTCGTGGATGCCAACCGCAAGCTGGAAGGCATCATCACCGGCCGCGACATGCGCGGCGTGGACGATTACCAAAATGTCCAGGTCAAGGACGTAATGACCCCCCTTTCCCGCCTAATTACGGCAGCTCCCATCACGACCATTGAGGAAGCGCGCCACATCCTTTACACCCACCGCATTGAAAAGCTTCCTTTGGTGGATGAACACGGCGTACTGGCCGGCCTTATCACGGAAACGGATATCCAGAAGCGCGCCATGTTTGCAGACGCTTCCAAGGATGAACACGGCCACCTGCGCTGCGGCGCCGCCGTGGGTGTCGGCCCCGATTATCTGGACCGAGCCAAAGCCCTGATTTCCGCCGGAGCGGACGCCCTGTTCATTGACGCCGCCACAGGACACACGACCCGCGTGATGGACGTGGTTTCCAACCTCCGCAAGCTGACGGACCGTCCCATCGTGGCCGGCAACGTGGTTACGG encodes the following:
- a CDS encoding low molecular weight protein-tyrosine-phosphatase, with amino-acid sequence MNAPEPYRVLFVCLGNICRSPAAEIIFKKMVAEQGLEHLVESDSAGMIGYHRGCPPDSRMLTALKKYGYEDPGLKSRPVRKEDLEQFDLIVGMDRENLRDLKRLDKKGQWTGKIVPMCFFTTRFPDEEVPDPYYGGQEGFEHVVKLLQDGCGNLLERLKEQLSL
- the guaB gene encoding IMP dehydrogenase — translated: MADFPLGLSFDDVLLLPRLSAILPGDADISSQLVPGFDMKIPVLSAAMDTVSESELAIALAREGGLAVIHRNNPIDIQAAMVSRVKRFENAVIPNPVTVNKDMTLEEVHQIMMDQGYSGFPVVDANRKLEGIITGRDMRGVDDYQNVQVKDVMTPLSRLITAAPITTIEEARHILYTHRIEKLPLVDEHGVLAGLITETDIQKRAMFADASKDEHGHLRCGAAVGVGPDYLDRAKALISAGADALFIDAATGHTTRVMDVVSNLRKLTDRPIVAGNVVTAEGAADLIKAGVQAIKVGVGPGSICTTRVISGVGMPQFTAIQEVASVARPAGVTVIADGGIRYSGDIVKALAAGADLVMLGGLLAGTEESPGKVVHYQGRHFKQYRGMGSLGAMRRGSGDRYGQNSSGKLVAEGVEARVPYKGMLADVVFQLMGGLRSGMGYLGAHNLEELRNKARFVQITSGGLKESHPHDITITEEPVNYSC